The following coding sequences are from one Onychostoma macrolepis isolate SWU-2019 chromosome 24, ASM1243209v1, whole genome shotgun sequence window:
- the cavin4b gene encoding caveolae-associated protein 4b: MADKLGLAGVTDEPSTLNIFTLLERVSGIIDNVQACQQRMEERQLELENTVKTIQVDVVKLTKEHTATSSTVEKLLEKTRKVSCHVKDVRVRVEKQNMRVKKVEETQVELLNKNKFRVVIYQGDNEVPAVPASKASPKGATGGDASLDPDAPEAPLPDSDEEYMVVEEADSSTAAKLKKTGLKRIESLKQTFSRENMAKTKENLGTKVNKLGERIVTAERREKIRQSGERLKQSGERFKETITKTVPAKLNLKKERTVAEGQEGAEGTTEGTAPVPPPKGRKASPGVAYTEPTEKQEGPDEGKGEESEVPMYDMKQLS; this comes from the exons ATGGCTGACAAACTGGGACTGGCAGGCGTGACGGACGAGCCCAGCACCCTGAACATCTTCACTCTGTTGGAGAGGGTGTCTGGGATCATAGACAATGTGCAGGCGTGCCAGCAACGCATGGAAGAAAGgcagctggagctggagaaCACCGTGAAGACCATCCAGGTGGACGTGGTGAAGTTGACGAAGGAGCACACGGCGACGAGTAGCACCGTGGAGAAACTTCTAGAGAAAACACGCAAGGTCAGCTGTCACGTCAAGGACGTTCGTGTGCGGGTGGAGAAGCAGAACATGCGTGTCAAGAAAGTGGAGGAAACCCAAGTCGAGCTGCTGAACAAGAACAAGTTCCGCGTCGTCATCTACCAG GGAGATAATGAGGTCCCAGCTGTACCTGCTTCTAAAGCATCTCCGAAGGGGGCAACAGGCGGAGACGCTTCCTTAGACCCTGATGCCCCAGAGGCCCCGCTTCCAGACTCGGACGAGGAATACATGGTCGTTGAGGAGGCAGACTCATCTACTGCTGCCAAACTAAAGAAGACTGGCCTGAAGCGCATCGAAAGCCTGAAGCAGACCTTCTCCCGTGAgaacatggctaagaccaaagagaaTCTGGGCACCAAGGTCAACAAGCTGGGTGAGCGCATAGTAACGGCCGAAAGGCGTGAGAAAATCCGCCAGTCTGGGGAACGGCTGAAACAGTCTGGCGAGCGTTTCAAGGAAACCATCACGAAAACCGTGCCAGCAAAACTCAACCTGAAGAAGGAAAGGACGGTGGCTGAAGGTCAGGAAGGAGCAGAAGGGACCACGGAAGGAACGGCACCCGTCCCACCACCGAAGGGCCGCAAGGCCAGCCCTGGAGTGGCCTACACGGAGCCAACGGAGAAACAAGAAGGTCCAGACGAGGGCAAGGGCGAGGAATCAGAAGTGCCAATGTATGATATGAAGCAGCTTTCTTAA